From Synechococcus sp. MW101C3, a single genomic window includes:
- a CDS encoding ABC transporter substrate-binding protein: MHRHLYPARRLLLAMIGLAFGVAGCEATTSDKPLDVNKGVPVGAVLALTSNANVYGQDQQLGLKLAERWFKGKGVPIQLTIEDGGGDEQAASQAFNLLIDAGVVALIGPTLSQQAFAAAPIAQRRGVPVVAPSNTAKGIPQIGSFISRVSASSAVIAPLAIEAALKKDPTIRRTAVFFAQDDAYSTSEAEIFQNALVAKGLKPVTVQRTQLNDQDFQNQITAALRLKPDLIVISAQAVDGGNLIRQLRELGYKGRIVVGNGMNTPNIYPICQIYCDGILIAQAYSPELDTATNAAFVKLFKEASGGAIPPQFTAQAFTAYQVVAEALTRLNRRSPINGRPLTEVRQELMKELLAGRYDTPLGEIGFTPEGEVVQKRFYVAEVQMVTGGQSGRFALLD, encoded by the coding sequence ATGCATAGGCACCTTTACCCCGCCCGCCGCCTCCTGCTGGCGATGATCGGGCTCGCCTTTGGGGTGGCTGGCTGTGAGGCCACCACCTCCGACAAGCCTCTCGATGTCAACAAGGGGGTGCCGGTGGGGGCGGTGCTGGCTCTCACCAGCAACGCGAACGTCTACGGGCAGGACCAACAGCTGGGCCTCAAGCTCGCCGAACGCTGGTTCAAGGGAAAGGGTGTGCCGATCCAGCTCACGATCGAGGATGGAGGTGGTGATGAGCAGGCAGCCAGCCAGGCCTTCAATCTCCTGATCGATGCCGGTGTGGTGGCCCTGATCGGTCCCACCCTCTCCCAGCAAGCCTTTGCCGCCGCCCCGATCGCCCAGCGCCGCGGGGTGCCTGTCGTCGCGCCTTCCAACACCGCCAAGGGCATTCCGCAGATCGGCAGCTTCATCAGCCGCGTTTCAGCCTCCAGCGCTGTGATCGCTCCGTTGGCGATCGAAGCCGCCTTGAAGAAGGATCCAACGATCCGGCGCACAGCGGTGTTCTTCGCTCAGGACGACGCCTACAGCACCTCTGAAGCCGAGATCTTCCAGAACGCCCTGGTGGCAAAGGGGCTGAAACCGGTCACCGTGCAACGCACCCAGTTGAACGACCAGGATTTTCAGAACCAGATCACTGCGGCGCTGCGGTTGAAGCCTGATCTGATTGTGATCTCGGCCCAGGCCGTCGATGGCGGCAACCTGATCCGCCAGCTGCGAGAGCTCGGCTACAAAGGCCGCATCGTGGTGGGCAACGGCATGAACACCCCGAACATCTATCCGATCTGCCAGATCTATTGCGACGGGATCCTGATCGCACAGGCGTACAGCCCGGAGCTGGACACAGCCACCAACGCGGCCTTCGTGAAGCTCTTCAAGGAGGCCTCTGGTGGCGCCATCCCCCCCCAGTTCACTGCCCAGGCTTTCACCGCGTATCAGGTCGTGGCCGAAGCGCTCACACGGCTGAACCGCCGTTCGCCCATCAACGGCCGGCCGCTGACGGAGGTGCGCCAGGAGCTGATGAAGGAACTGCTGGCCGGTCGCTACGACACACCCTTGGGTGAGATCGGCTTCACCCCAGAGGGCGAAGTGGTTCAGAAGCGCTTCTACGTTGCAGAAGTGCAGATGGTTACGGGCGGGCAAAGCGGGCGCTTCGCCTTGCTCGATTGA